A portion of the Leptospira kanakyensis genome contains these proteins:
- a CDS encoding site-2 protease family protein, producing MGSKKTIHIILFLLTFFTLTYSDIFLNPQVPQTLENYKLIFFENWPYSVSLLFILFAHEMGHYLPARYYGVKTTWPYFIPLPVGPIGTMGAVIQINQPIPDKKILFDIGIGGPTASLVLSIVAWLVGISLSKVITIPPDFDRSGFLFFGDSLFTYLTSQWILGPIDFSTMDIQAHPLAKAGWVGLLITAVNLLPFGQLDGGHVIYSMFGEGYRKWIHSLFLLFLIFALLHFTWLLWSFFIYFVIKVEHPFIKDSVLGIGKFRFYFGFIMLVTFLIIFVPKPIILGSEFDDSSLLIDIFRLITDNIGLDL from the coding sequence TTGGGATCAAAAAAAACAATACATATAATTCTATTCCTACTTACGTTTTTCACCTTAACATACTCAGATATATTTTTGAATCCTCAGGTTCCACAAACATTAGAGAATTATAAACTTATTTTCTTTGAGAATTGGCCTTATTCGGTTTCCTTGTTGTTCATACTCTTTGCGCATGAAATGGGGCATTATTTACCAGCTAGATATTACGGAGTCAAAACCACTTGGCCTTATTTCATTCCACTACCTGTGGGGCCAATTGGAACCATGGGTGCGGTCATTCAAATCAATCAGCCGATTCCTGATAAAAAAATATTATTTGATATTGGAATTGGAGGACCAACTGCAAGTTTGGTACTTTCCATCGTTGCCTGGTTAGTGGGGATTAGCCTTTCCAAAGTCATAACAATTCCACCGGACTTTGATAGATCGGGATTTTTATTTTTTGGAGATAGTCTTTTTACTTATCTAACAAGCCAATGGATTCTTGGCCCAATTGATTTTTCAACTATGGACATCCAAGCGCATCCTTTAGCCAAAGCAGGTTGGGTAGGATTACTCATCACCGCTGTGAATTTGTTACCTTTTGGTCAATTGGATGGCGGCCATGTCATATATTCTATGTTTGGTGAAGGATATCGTAAGTGGATCCACAGTTTGTTTCTCTTGTTTTTGATTTTTGCATTACTTCATTTTACTTGGTTACTTTGGAGTTTTTTCATTTATTTTGTAATAAAAGTTGAACATCCATTCATAAAAGATTCTGTATTGGGAATTGGAAAGTTCCGGTTTTATTTTGGGTTTATAATGTTAGTAACTTTCCTAATCATTTTTGTTCCGAAACCAATTATCTTGGGATCAGAATTTGATGATTCTTCTTTACTGATCGATATTTTTCGTC